From Etheostoma cragini isolate CJK2018 chromosome 14, CSU_Ecrag_1.0, whole genome shotgun sequence, the proteins below share one genomic window:
- the nr1d2b gene encoding nuclear receptor subfamily 1 group D member 2b codes for MESSKAGGVIAYISSSSSGSGSGSGSSPESCHSDSSNGSYRSASPPHGSPPGCQDLVQWADPTLATGGQNPSRTPKIGRSSSAAKCGITKINGLVLLCKVCGDVASGFHYGVHACEGCKGFFRRSIQQNIQYKKCLKNESCPIMRINRNRCQQCRFKKCLMVGMSRDSVRFGRIPKREKQRMLLEMQSAMNNMMNSSQLQSQLHASHTRPIGKPLVSGAIEATSRTAGPAPSSSSPPFSLPSSSQSDPSSQPEPAVAMDTSPSSASLGGSDSGEEEVIGSVTRAHQETFMYNQEPSSLAAEAPHPATDPPNCTATNYATNLRAEEWQDPWNHHNNLVTMATQDPPSCNLGPQGQEENSSNHCPFRLSRTATTSHCPAYTHAAFGAPHLEGPVGGPYSGPLWRGGNRMHLVCPMNTSPLVDPQRSGHEVWEEFSHSFTPAVREVVEFAKKIPGFRDLTQHDQVSLLKAGTFEVLVVRFASLFDVKERTVTFLGGEKYCVDTLRAMGAGDLLNSMFDFSEKLTNLGLTEEEMSLFTAVVLVSADRSGIENVNSVEALQETLIRALRSLITKKHPNESAIFTKLLLKLPDLRSLNNMHSEELLAFKVHS; via the exons ATGGAGTCGAGCAAAGCTG GCGGCGTAATAGCCTACATCAGCTCCTCCAGCTCGGGCTCCGGCTCCGGCTCTGGCTCCAGCCCGGAGTCGTGCCACAGCGACTCCTCCAATGGCAGCTACCGGTCCGCCTCCCCGCCGCACGGCTCTCCGCCCGGCTGCCAGGATCTGGTCCAATGGGCCGACCCCACACTCGCCACCGGTGGCCAAAACCCCTCAAGGACTCCAAAAATCGGACGCTCCTCCTCTGCTGCCAAATGTGGCATAACAA AAATCAATGGCCTGGTGCTGCTGTGTAAGGTGTGCGGCGACGTGGCCTCTGGTTTCCACTACGGCGTCCATGCCTGCGAGGGCTgcaag ggctttTTCCGGCGCAGCATCCAGCAGAACATCCAATACAAGAAGTGCCTTAAGAACGAAAGCTGCCCCATCATGAGGATCAACCGCAACCGCTGCCAGCAGTGCCGCTTCAAGAAATGCCTGATGGTGGGCATGTCCCGAGACT CTGTGCGCTTTGGCCGAATCCCCAAGCGTGAGAAGCAGCGCATGCTGCTGGAGATGCAGAGCGCCATGAACAATATGATGAACAGCAGTCAGCTGCAGAGCCAGCTGCACGCCAGCCACACGCGGCCAATCGGCAAACCTCTGGTGTCCGGCGCCATAGAAGCTACCTCAAGGACCGCCGGCCCCGCCCCCTCTAGCTCTTCTCCACCCTTCTCCTTGCCAAGCTCTAGCCAATCAGACCCAAGCTCCCAGCCCGAACCTGCCGTTGCCATGGACACCAGTCCCAGCTCGGCGTCGCTTGGCGGGTCGGACAGCGGCGAGGAGGAGGTTATTGGCTCGGTGACCCGTGCCCACCAGGAGACCTTCATGTACAACCAGGAGCCCAGCAGCCTGGCGGCCGAGGCCCCACACCCTGCCACGGACCCACCGAACTGCACCGCAACCAACTATGCCACTAATCTCCGGGCCGAGGAGTGGCAGGACCCCTGGAACCATCACAACAACCTGGTCACCATGGCGACACAGGACCCCCCTTCCTGCAACCTGGGGCCCCAGGGCCAGGAGGAAAACAGCAGCAACCACTGCCCCTTCAGGCTGTCCAGGACCGCCACTACCAGCCACTGTCCCGCCTACACACACGCAGCCTTTGGCGCTCCGCACTTGGAGGGCCCCGTCGGTGGACCCTACAGTGGGCCCCTGTGGAGAGGAGGGAACAGAATGCATCTG GTTTGTCCCATGAACACCTCTCCCCTTGTGGACCCCCAGAGGTCGGGCCACGAGGTGTGGGAGGAGTTCTCCCACAGCTTCACACCTGCTGTCAGGGAGGTGGTTGAATTTGCAAAGAAGATCCCTGGCTTCAGAGACCTGACCCAGCACGACCAAGTCAGCCTGCTGAAGGCGGGCACCTTTGAG GTGTTGGTGGTCCGCTTTGCTTCTCTCTTTGACGTCAAGGAGCGCACCGTCACCTTCCTGGGCGGGGAGAAATACTGCGTGGACACGCTGAGGGCCATGGGGGCCGGGGACCTCCTCAACTCCATGTTTGACTTCAGCGAGAAGCTCACCAACCTGGGCCTCACTGAGGAGGAGATGAGCCTCTTCACCGCTGTGGTTCTGGTCTCTGCAG ATCGCTCCGGGATCGAGAACGTGAACTCGGTGGAGGCGCTTCAGGAGACACTGATCCGCGCCCTGCGGAGCCTCATCACCAAGAAGCACCCTAACGAGTCGGCCATCTTCACCAAGCTGCTGCTCAAGCTGCCCGACCTGCGCTCGCTCAACAACATGCACTCCGAGGAGCTGCTGGCCTTCAAGGTCCATTCCTGA
- the rpl15 gene encoding 60S ribosomal protein L15 encodes MGAYKYMQELWRKKQSDVMRFLLRVRCWQYRQLSNLHRAPRPTRPDKARRLGYKAKQGYVVYRVRVRRGGRKRPVPKGATYGKPVHHGVNQIKFARSLQSTAEERAGRHCGGLRVLSSYWVGEDSTYKFFEVILIDTFHKAIRRNPDTQWITKAVHKHREMRGLTSAGKKSRGLGKGHKFHLTIGGSRRAAWKRRNTMQLHRYR; translated from the exons ATGGGAGCATATAAGTATATGCAGGAGTTGTGGCGCAAGAAGCAGTCCGATGTGATGCGCTTCCTGCTCCGTGTCCGCTGCTGGCAGTACCGTCAGCTGTCCAACCTCCACCGCGCTCCTAGACCCACCAGACCTGACAAAGCCCGTAGACTGGGCTACAAGGCCAAGCAGG GCTACGTAGTGTACCGCGTCCGCGTGCGCCGTGGAGGCCGTAAACGCCCTGTGCCCAAGGGTGCCACCTATGGCAAGCCAGTGCACCATGGCGTCAACCAGATCAAGTTTGCCCGTAGTTTGCAGTCAACCGCAGAG GAGCGTGCTGGCCGTCACTGCGGAGGCCTGCGAGTGCTGAGCTCCTACTGGGTGGGTGAGGACTCCACCTACAAGTTCTTTGAAGTGATTCTGATCGACACCTTCCACAAGGCCATCAGACGCAACCCAGACACCCAATGGATCACAAAGGCTGTGCACAAGCACAGAGAGATGCGTGGCCTGACATCTGCAGGAAAGAAGAGCCGTGGCCTGGGCAAGGGCCACAAGTTCCACCTGACCATCGGAGGCTCCCGCCGCGCAGCCTGGAAGAGGCGCAACACCATGCAGCTGCACCGCTATCGTTAG